In one Hemiscyllium ocellatum isolate sHemOce1 chromosome 29, sHemOce1.pat.X.cur, whole genome shotgun sequence genomic region, the following are encoded:
- the hspb2 gene encoding heat shock protein beta-2, which translates to MEDKTLPHAYPMSVEYEKETPTTIHDQNFGEGLSPEDILAPTLYHGYYIRPRINKQLDRGFSTIETKHHKFQVFLDVCQFLPDEISVRTVDNLLEVTGRHPQKLDSHGFISREFTRTYILPLDVDPLLVRSSLSHDGILCIEAQRKGDEIHPKVNQVKLNVESAPMAKEPGEDPGKEKRKDK; encoded by the exons ATGGAGGACAAGACCTTGCCACATGCCTATCCGATGAGTGTAGAGTACGAGAAGGAGACGCCAACAACTATCCACGACCAGAACTTCGGGGAAG GTTTGTCACCAGAAGATATTTTAGCTCCTACGTTATACCATGGTTATTACATCAGACCCAGGATCAATAAGCAACTGGACCGAGGCTTTTCAACAATTGAAACAAAGCATCATAAGTTTCAGGTATTTCTGGATGTGTGCCAGTTCCTGCCGGATGAGATCTCTGTCCGGACAGTGGATAACCTTCTGGAAGTGACTGGAAGACACCCGCAGAAACTGGACAGTCATGGGTTTATCTCCCGGGAGTTCACCCGCACCTACATCCTACCCCTGGACGTGGACCCTCTGCTTGTTCGGTCATCACTGTCCCATGATGGTATCCTGTGCATTGAGGCGCAAAGAAAAGGAGATGAGATCCACCCCAAAGTAAATCAAGTGAAACTCAACGTGGAGTCAGCACCCATGGCAAAGGAGCCTGGGGAAGACCCCGGAAAAGAGAAACGGAAGGATAAGTAG